The Epinephelus lanceolatus isolate andai-2023 chromosome 14, ASM4190304v1, whole genome shotgun sequence genome has a window encoding:
- the gpr143 gene encoding G-protein coupled receptor 143, which produces MASPRLETFCCPNRDAATEFVVTFQPVLFGALGLGSATLSLVFAVIQILPKRKGYRRLGQYPLPRPASSSRILFIISICDILGCTGIIVRSSVWLSLPNIMDRVSVANSTDAWPEVFCVGSAMWIQLFFSASFWWTFCYAVDVFLVVKTSAGISTIILYHMITWGLAVLLCVEGVAMLYYPSISDCEQGLQHAIPHYVTTYAPMLLVLVANPVFFNRTISAVTSLLKGRQGIYTENERRLANEIKIRFFKIMLVFFICWVPNIINESLLFYLEMQTDINDNGFRNIRNTALITWFIMGILNPMQAFLNTLAFHGWTGFDVDFRLQRRRELAWDSVSTSAPNAAGHNSTVGTTLLYQSHVQDAKKSMMGNGQHHSDAISVLSEGSESSTVEIHISSELRDYEDVDADGESLENSVRH; this is translated from the exons ATGGCATCCCCCCGGCTGGAGACTTTCTGCTGTCCGAACCGAGACGCAGCGACGGAGTTTGTGGTCACCTTCCAGCCCGTCCTGTTCGGGGCGTTAGGTCTGGGGAGCGCCACTCTCAGCCTCGTGTTTGCTGTTATACAAATTCTACCGAAGCGTAAAGGATACAGAAGACTCGGGCAGTATCCGCTGCCGAGGCCCGCGTCTTCCTCACGGATATTGTTCATCATCAGTATTTGTGACATACTGGGATGTACAG GTATCATTGTAAGGTCATCCGTGTGGCTAAGCCTGCCGAACATCATGGACCGCGTCTCAGTGGCCAACAGCACTGATGCTTGGCCGGAGGTCTTCTGTGTTGGCAGTGCG ATGTGGATCCAGTTGTTTTTCAGTGCTTCTTTTTGGTGGACCTTTTGTTATGCGGTCGACGTCTTTCTGGTGGTGAAGACATCTGCAGGAATCAG CACCATTATCCTCTACCACATGATTACATGGGGTCTGGCTGTGCTGTTGTGCGTCGAAGGAGTGGCCATGCTCTactatccatccatctctgA CTGTGAGCAAGGCCTCCAGCACGCCATCCCGCACTATGTCACCACGTATGCACCGATGCTGCTTGTCCTTGTAGCCAACCCTGTCTTCTTTAACCGGACCATCTCTGCAG TGACGTCTTTGCTAAAAGGACGACAAGGAATCTACACAGAGAACGAGAGACGGCTGGCCAACGAGATAAAAATACGCTTCTTTAAAATAATGCTGGTGTTCTTCATTTG CTGGGTGCCCAACATCATCAATGAGAGCCTCCTCTTCTACCTGGAGATGCAGACGGACATCAACGACAATGGTTTCAGGAACATCAGAAACACCGCCCTCATCACATGGTTTATCATG GGTATCCTGAACCCCATGCAAGCTTTCCTCAACACCCTGGCCTTTCACGGCTGGACGGGCTTCGATGTCGACTTCAGACTGCAGCGGCGGAGAGAGCTGGCCTGGGACTCGGTTTCTACTTCAGCGCCTAACGCAGCCGGCCATAATTCCACAGTTGGGACTACTCTGCTCTACCAGAGTCATGTCCAGGATGCCAAGAAGAGCATGATGGGGAACGGGCAGCACCACTCTGACGCCATCAGCGTCCTATCAGAAG GTTCAGAGTCTAGTACAGTTGAAATCCACATTTCCAGCGAGCTACGAGACTATGAGGATGTAGACGCTGACGGAGAATCCTTGGAGAACTCTGTGAGGCACTAG